A window of the Cystobacter fuscus genome harbors these coding sequences:
- a CDS encoding DUF6861 domain-containing protein translates to MGIINWDGASEVWLRATRSTAEQNILQTLPFNTHVQVIRLYANGWSYISTPGGQMGFIASEYLWTHLPEPGARLHRVEPGTPSTAIAIAETYYDDVADQWGQDLRFYVNVLAYANRIPVPASTTGWREVHFNHGTLIWIPSRRYAQSLLGVVNSGSISLNFATSIASSAVRIGQLWDDFGRAIALSVRYLREAVGRHAKKALFDVIMSLAEVVVGGIALLAISTAVGAAIGALAGGVGVAPGAAAGFEIGLIILEWLGLAMLLQWAAESLWNVSAAFVKFIGIVWNARGNAAALEHAAREFAEAVALLLSALIEGLFMLAASRGVIWMVRTLRGTATGRAIGEARMAEWFNERLDAFREKRGGRPRDVLGRFYRGVELVEQTSKGKEKPNGEFDGVDMNSKLFIEYKATRELHRENPRTGQVQQTPAEWAEKQIRAKTEKRIQSLLHDAVRTRSTVNGSAQVPALAEIRGFRRIQFRIDGDTPALRTAVAQALNTLRANHLGWMFEIRFGVNLLLPPLPDWATAGH, encoded by the coding sequence GTGGGAATTATCAACTGGGATGGCGCGTCCGAGGTATGGCTGCGCGCCACACGCAGCACCGCCGAGCAGAACATCCTCCAGACGCTGCCCTTCAACACGCACGTCCAGGTCATCAGGCTCTATGCCAATGGGTGGTCCTACATCTCCACCCCAGGTGGCCAGATGGGCTTCATCGCCTCCGAATACCTTTGGACCCACCTCCCTGAACCGGGCGCGCGTTTACACCGAGTGGAACCGGGCACTCCCAGCACGGCTATTGCCATCGCCGAGACGTATTACGACGACGTAGCTGATCAATGGGGCCAGGACCTGCGCTTCTATGTGAATGTCCTCGCCTATGCGAATCGAATCCCGGTGCCTGCGAGCACGACCGGATGGCGCGAGGTCCACTTCAATCATGGCACGTTGATCTGGATCCCGAGTCGTCGCTACGCCCAGTCCCTTCTGGGCGTCGTCAACTCCGGGTCCATCTCTCTCAACTTCGCCACGAGTATTGCCTCCTCAGCCGTTCGCATCGGGCAACTCTGGGACGATTTCGGCCGGGCAATCGCTCTGTCGGTGCGCTATCTGCGTGAGGCAGTCGGGCGACATGCCAAGAAGGCGCTGTTCGATGTCATCATGTCGCTGGCGGAGGTGGTGGTGGGCGGGATCGCCTTGCTGGCGATCTCGACGGCAGTGGGGGCGGCGATTGGAGCGTTGGCCGGCGGCGTCGGCGTGGCACCAGGCGCGGCCGCCGGGTTCGAAATCGGTCTCATCATCCTCGAATGGCTGGGGCTCGCGATGTTGTTGCAGTGGGCTGCCGAATCCCTCTGGAATGTGAGCGCGGCGTTCGTCAAGTTCATCGGGATCGTGTGGAATGCCCGTGGGAACGCGGCCGCGCTCGAGCATGCCGCACGGGAGTTCGCCGAGGCCGTCGCGCTCCTGCTGAGCGCCCTCATCGAAGGGCTGTTCATGCTAGCGGCTTCTCGCGGTGTGATTTGGATGGTGAGGACGCTGCGCGGAACCGCAACCGGCCGCGCCATCGGCGAGGCCCGGATGGCGGAATGGTTCAACGAGCGCCTCGATGCCTTTCGGGAAAAGCGTGGCGGACGTCCCCGGGATGTCCTGGGCCGCTTCTACCGGGGAGTGGAACTCGTCGAGCAAACCTCCAAGGGAAAGGAGAAGCCCAACGGGGAGTTCGATGGCGTCGACATGAACAGCAAGCTGTTCATCGAATACAAGGCGACCCGGGAGCTCCATCGCGAGAATCCACGCACGGGCCAGGTCCAACAGACCCCGGCCGAGTGGGCCGAAAAGCAGATTCGAGCCAAGACCGAGAAGCGTATCCAGTCCCTTCTCCACGATGCGGTCAGGACTCGATCGACAGTGAATGGCTCGGCCCAGGTGCCAGCCCTCGCGGAGATTCGAGGCTTCCGGCGCATCCAGTTCCGCATTGATGGTGACACGCCAGCACTGCGCACAGCCGTGGCGCAGGCGCTCAATACTCTCCGTGCGAATCACTTGGGATGGATGTTCGAGATACGTTTTGGTGTCAACCTGCTCCTGCCGCCTCTCCCCGACTGGGCGACCGCGGGACATTGA
- a CDS encoding TetR/AcrR family transcriptional regulator C-terminal domain-containing protein, producing the protein MDRLQVMHSDKIVETGSTDVLSGRSRHPYYWRFRNKQELLDEMATTMLREQLGKTRPVQPQRGWEENLAEMARGMRRMMLGYRDGAKVFSGTRLTDGTIYESMDALLRGLVDAGCSLRDAVSGFSTVYNYTLGFTLEEQAVHPMPGERDPAYDLEQRAQRIDGERLPLARAAGAELFTRFDDRFERGLRLILRGIEQSQSHHR; encoded by the coding sequence GTGGACCGGCTCCAGGTGATGCACTCCGACAAGATCGTCGAAACCGGATCGACGGATGTGCTGAGCGGCCGCAGCCGCCATCCTTATTACTGGCGCTTCAGGAACAAGCAGGAGCTGCTCGACGAGATGGCCACCACGATGCTGCGCGAGCAGCTCGGGAAGACCAGGCCCGTGCAGCCCCAGCGCGGCTGGGAGGAGAACCTGGCGGAGATGGCCCGGGGCATGCGGCGGATGATGCTGGGCTACCGGGACGGGGCGAAGGTGTTCAGCGGCACGCGACTCACCGACGGCACCATCTACGAGTCCATGGACGCCTTGCTGCGCGGGCTGGTGGATGCCGGGTGCTCGCTGCGCGACGCGGTGTCCGGCTTCTCCACGGTCTACAACTACACGCTGGGCTTCACCCTCGAGGAGCAGGCGGTGCACCCCATGCCGGGCGAGCGCGACCCGGCCTACGACCTGGAGCAACGGGCCCAGCGCATCGACGGTGAGCGGCTACCTCTCGCACGCGCGGCGGGCGCGGAGCTGTTCACGAGATTCGATGACCGCTTCGAGCGGGGCCTGCGGCTCATCCTCCGGGGAATCGAGCAGTCCCAGTCCCACCACCGGTGA